A section of the Candidatus Poribacteria bacterium genome encodes:
- a CDS encoding sulfurtransferase TusA family protein has translation MAIEYAGAYDASAIPPDVAREIEIYEIQLDRFQAGQVEEATFTEFRLRRGVYGQRDDRSQMIRVKIPFGGLTAAQLEMLADVAEEFSDNIIHITTRQDVQYHYVDINTTAELMRRLASVDITTKEACGNVVRNVTACPLSGVCHDETFDVTPYSKALSAFLLGHPDAENFGRKFKIAFSGCEEHACGLANMHDIGAVAAVKEVDGEVKRGFKLYVGGGLGAVPHQAKIFDDFVPAEELLPISQSICRVFTRLGERRNRNKARLKFVIAKYGIEEFRKQVLEDRETLRHDPEWTAYLDNLDAYDESPLKAPTQLNGTTKPEGFEEWYQSNVQLQSQPGYAFVTITLPLGDITADQTRALADISRKYVKDTIRATVEQNIVLRWVTMTDLPALYRELKEIGLGDPGAESMVDITACPGTDSCKLGVSSSRGLAAHLRSHFIESGVQNEIKDFRIKISGCPNSCGQHHIANIGFFGSSKRVGGHIAPVYLVLLGGHMIENASSYGLATGKIHGKYIPEFIEELTGKYVDEKQDDETFTNYVGRLGKVEIKTILSKYDQIPPYEEAPEFYIDTGDTKDYQLKTGVGECAGEVIALVSMKLEEADRLIYESGLNLEKGEYEDSAGLAFDAMIRATDGLLTTVGLQYVDDATTVNEFRTHFFDPGNFFAGFGAHLFKATEEDSSTFDHELAHRRVEEATLFVEESHNVYNRMRIKQEEEEESRRKTRRSRPARKPRVVKEKKPVEEIVDSLDLKGVACPFNYVQAKVRLETMDLGQLLEITIDDGEPIENVPKSLTNDGHEVVDTKKVGKHYRLTIRKGE, from the coding sequence ATGGCTATTGAATACGCGGGAGCTTACGATGCCTCGGCAATCCCGCCGGATGTTGCCCGCGAAATTGAAATTTATGAGATTCAACTCGATCGGTTCCAAGCCGGTCAAGTGGAAGAGGCAACCTTTACTGAATTTAGACTTCGGCGCGGCGTTTATGGGCAGCGCGATGACCGGTCGCAGATGATCCGTGTCAAGATCCCCTTCGGAGGGCTTACAGCGGCACAGCTCGAAATGCTCGCAGATGTTGCCGAAGAATTTTCGGATAACATCATTCACATTACGACGCGTCAAGATGTACAATATCATTACGTAGACATCAATACCACCGCTGAGTTGATGCGTCGTCTCGCAAGCGTTGACATCACAACAAAAGAAGCGTGTGGCAATGTCGTGCGAAACGTCACAGCATGCCCTCTCAGTGGTGTATGCCATGATGAAACGTTTGATGTAACACCCTACTCGAAGGCTTTGTCAGCGTTTCTTTTGGGACACCCGGATGCGGAGAACTTTGGTCGTAAGTTCAAAATCGCATTTTCCGGATGTGAAGAACACGCGTGCGGCTTAGCAAATATGCACGACATCGGGGCGGTTGCTGCGGTCAAAGAGGTAGACGGGGAAGTCAAACGCGGTTTCAAACTCTATGTTGGCGGCGGTCTCGGTGCGGTCCCGCATCAGGCAAAAATCTTTGACGATTTCGTCCCGGCAGAGGAACTCCTCCCAATTTCACAATCAATTTGCAGAGTCTTCACCCGTTTAGGGGAACGCAGAAATCGGAATAAGGCACGTCTGAAGTTTGTTATCGCCAAATACGGCATTGAAGAATTTCGCAAACAGGTGCTTGAAGATCGGGAAACCCTACGGCATGACCCCGAATGGACAGCATATTTGGATAATTTAGATGCCTACGATGAGAGTCCGCTCAAGGCACCGACGCAGCTCAATGGCACCACGAAACCTGAAGGGTTTGAAGAATGGTATCAATCTAATGTACAGTTACAGAGTCAACCCGGCTACGCTTTTGTAACGATTACGCTACCGCTTGGGGATATTACCGCAGATCAGACGCGTGCTTTGGCAGATATTTCGCGGAAATACGTGAAAGACACCATCCGCGCCACAGTCGAGCAGAACATCGTTCTCCGTTGGGTGACGATGACGGATCTACCCGCACTCTATCGCGAATTGAAAGAAATCGGTCTCGGCGATCCGGGTGCAGAATCTATGGTTGATATTACCGCTTGCCCCGGCACTGATTCTTGCAAACTCGGTGTTTCTTCTTCACGGGGGTTGGCAGCGCATCTGCGAAGCCATTTCATTGAATCCGGTGTGCAGAATGAAATCAAGGACTTTCGGATTAAAATTAGCGGTTGCCCCAACTCATGCGGACAGCATCACATCGCAAATATTGGCTTCTTTGGCTCTTCAAAACGAGTGGGAGGGCATATCGCGCCTGTCTACCTGGTGCTACTCGGTGGACACATGATTGAAAACGCCAGTTCTTACGGACTTGCAACGGGAAAAATCCACGGCAAATATATTCCAGAGTTCATTGAAGAATTGACTGGAAAATATGTCGATGAAAAGCAAGATGACGAAACCTTCACCAATTACGTCGGACGGCTCGGTAAAGTGGAGATCAAAACGATCTTGTCCAAGTACGATCAGATTCCCCCGTACGAGGAAGCACCTGAATTCTATATTGACACAGGTGACACGAAAGACTATCAACTCAAAACCGGTGTCGGTGAGTGTGCTGGAGAGGTGATCGCACTTGTTTCTATGAAGTTAGAAGAAGCAGATCGGCTTATCTATGAATCCGGTTTGAACTTGGAAAAGGGTGAATATGAGGATTCCGCGGGACTGGCTTTTGATGCAATGATCAGAGCCACAGACGGACTTCTGACAACGGTAGGTTTGCAGTATGTTGACGACGCGACCACCGTCAACGAATTCCGCACCCATTTCTTTGATCCGGGTAACTTCTTCGCAGGATTCGGAGCACATCTGTTTAAGGCTACGGAAGAAGATAGTTCTACTTTCGACCACGAATTGGCGCATCGCCGTGTAGAAGAAGCCACCCTCTTCGTAGAAGAATCGCATAACGTGTATAATCGTATGCGTATCAAGCAGGAAGAAGAGGAAGAGAGTCGTCGCAAAACACGTCGCTCGCGACCGGCACGGAAGCCAAGGGTTGTCAAGGAGAAGAAACCCGTTGAGGAAATCGTGGATAGCCTCGATCTCAAGGGTGTTGCCTGCCCATTCAATTATGTCCAAGCAAAAGTCCGCTTGGAAACAATGGACCTCGGTCAACTTCTTGAGATTACCATTGACGATGGTGAACCGATCGAGAACGTGCCGAAGAGCCTCACCAACGATGGGCATGAGGTCGTTGACACCAAAAAAGTCGGAAAACACTACCGCCTTACCATTCGGAAGGGCGAGTAA
- a CDS encoding Gfo/Idh/MocA family oxidoreductase produces MSISVGMVGLGMFGPSFIQSYKAHPDVHRLALCDLREDRLTKWAEQFEISETYTSLDDICKSDLDALVIITQHWMHAPQAIQAMEAGKHVYTAVPAAASLDECEQLVRTVERTGMIYMNGETSYFRPETAFCRQKAAEGAFGEFVHCRAEYFHDMDHGLYDVAKNRWGTQWGRDKSGGIPMYYPTHSTCFPISVMKAHATSVSAQGYIYPNDDWFREDTIHKNPFSNEVGLFTMSNGATMQICEFRRIGHPGSERVSGIYGTEGSYEQSLAGCVWAGKNEREIVQPSQTHEHLPEALAADLGGHGGSHAYLVHEFVDSVNRQRLPRVNVWEAVRYCAPGFVAHESALRDGELLPIPDWGDAPERDI; encoded by the coding sequence ATGAGTATCAGTGTCGGGATGGTAGGCTTAGGGATGTTCGGACCCTCGTTTATCCAATCGTATAAGGCACATCCGGATGTACATCGGCTTGCGTTGTGTGATTTACGCGAAGACCGCCTCACAAAATGGGCAGAGCAATTTGAGATTTCTGAGACCTACACAAGTCTTGATGATATCTGCAAATCGGATTTAGATGCCCTCGTGATTATCACCCAGCACTGGATGCACGCACCGCAGGCAATTCAAGCGATGGAAGCGGGAAAGCACGTTTATACGGCTGTCCCTGCCGCTGCATCACTGGATGAATGCGAGCAGCTCGTCAGGACGGTTGAACGGACCGGGATGATCTATATGAACGGTGAGACGAGTTATTTCCGTCCGGAAACTGCCTTCTGTCGCCAGAAAGCAGCGGAGGGCGCGTTCGGAGAATTTGTCCATTGTCGTGCCGAGTATTTTCACGATATGGACCATGGACTTTACGATGTGGCGAAAAATCGGTGGGGTACACAGTGGGGTCGCGACAAGAGTGGCGGTATTCCGATGTACTATCCAACGCATTCAACCTGTTTTCCTATTTCTGTAATGAAGGCGCATGCAACATCGGTTTCCGCACAAGGATATATCTATCCAAATGACGACTGGTTTCGGGAAGATACTATTCACAAAAACCCGTTCTCCAATGAAGTCGGGCTTTTCACAATGAGCAATGGGGCGACAATGCAAATCTGTGAATTCCGACGGATTGGACACCCCGGATCTGAACGGGTCAGCGGGATATATGGCACAGAAGGGAGTTACGAGCAGAGCCTTGCGGGGTGTGTTTGGGCAGGTAAAAATGAAAGGGAGATTGTCCAGCCTTCGCAAACGCACGAACACTTACCTGAGGCACTCGCGGCAGATCTCGGCGGACATGGCGGTTCTCATGCCTATCTCGTGCATGAGTTTGTGGATTCTGTCAATCGTCAACGATTACCGCGCGTCAATGTTTGGGAAGCCGTTCGGTACTGTGCACCCGGATTCGTCGCACATGAATCGGCGTTACGAGATGGCGAATTGCTCCCAATTCCGGATTGGGGGGACGCGCCAGAGAGAGACATTTAG
- a CDS encoding Gfo/Idh/MocA family oxidoreductase, whose protein sequence is MALKVGVVGMSGIGNNHANCHANDDLAELVAVCDIVKERADSAAERLGVKAYYSVADMIDGEPDLDIVDVGTGGNENGSWHYEPTMEALDNGKHVLVEKPISNDIGQAREMVAKATEEDLYLGCNLNHYFTPPAEQAKKYIDEGHIGEQVYCLHKMGFAGGEFNYSYSKAPRSDGFPYFHVKAFLAHPFSVMRHFCGDVTHVQAFMNRPHFRRGAGDVMVSINSIHLRFENGCIGYLLSQRGDATFGLGGWWSVELAGTRGTFCIENCIEKVTYWSSPGAPDFSGEPIVTESGISDFGQTFPLRIHAFLEDITNGVPKEQLRASGRDALATLEYTWAAMESYEQGGIVVRPHPLPPLKG, encoded by the coding sequence ATGGCATTAAAAGTTGGCGTTGTCGGCATGAGTGGCATTGGGAATAATCACGCAAATTGCCATGCGAATGACGACTTAGCGGAACTGGTTGCGGTGTGCGATATTGTGAAAGAGCGTGCGGACAGCGCGGCGGAACGTCTTGGTGTAAAGGCATATTATAGCGTCGCTGATATGATCGACGGCGAACCCGATCTGGACATCGTTGATGTCGGTACTGGCGGGAATGAGAACGGAAGTTGGCACTATGAACCGACGATGGAAGCTCTCGATAACGGGAAGCACGTGCTCGTCGAGAAACCGATTTCTAACGACATCGGGCAAGCACGGGAGATGGTAGCAAAAGCCACGGAAGAAGATCTCTATCTCGGCTGTAATCTGAACCACTATTTCACACCGCCCGCGGAGCAAGCGAAGAAATATATCGACGAGGGACATATCGGGGAGCAGGTTTATTGTCTTCACAAAATGGGGTTTGCTGGCGGTGAATTTAACTACAGCTACTCAAAAGCTCCACGTTCTGATGGGTTTCCCTACTTCCATGTGAAAGCCTTCCTGGCACACCCGTTCAGTGTAATGCGCCATTTCTGCGGTGATGTGACGCACGTTCAAGCCTTTATGAACCGTCCTCATTTTAGACGCGGTGCTGGAGATGTGATGGTCTCCATTAACAGTATACACCTTCGTTTTGAGAACGGGTGTATCGGTTACCTGTTGAGCCAACGTGGTGATGCTACGTTCGGTCTCGGTGGTTGGTGGAGCGTCGAACTTGCAGGTACACGTGGTACCTTCTGCATTGAAAACTGTATCGAGAAGGTCACCTATTGGTCTTCCCCGGGTGCCCCTGATTTCTCTGGTGAGCCTATTGTTACCGAGTCCGGCATCAGTGACTTCGGTCAAACCTTCCCACTGAGAATTCATGCGTTTTTAGAAGACATCACGAATGGTGTACCGAAAGAGCAGCTGCGTGCCTCCGGTAGAGATGCCCTCGCCACGCTTGAATACACTTGGGCAGCGATGGAGTCTTATGAACAGGGTGGTATCGTAGTCCGTCCGCATCCACTTCCGCCGTTAAAAGGGTAA
- a CDS encoding type II toxin-antitoxin system RelE/ParE family toxin, whose protein sequence is MPDAHPREIQIYRTPNGQQPFTEWLESIRDVNTQDRIRARANRLKFGNFGDYKSVGDGVCELRLNFGPGYRIYFGMGGSMIVLLLCGGDKSSQARDIERAKTYWLQYKESH, encoded by the coding sequence ATGCCTGACGCACATCCACGAGAAATACAAATCTACCGTACGCCAAATGGTCAGCAACCTTTCACAGAATGGTTAGAATCAATTCGAGATGTGAACACACAAGATCGAATTCGGGCACGCGCTAACCGCCTTAAATTCGGTAATTTTGGTGATTATAAATCTGTTGGTGACGGTGTCTGTGAGTTGCGTCTCAACTTCGGACCAGGTTATCGAATCTATTTTGGCATGGGAGGTAGCATGATAGTTCTTCTGCTCTGTGGTGGCGACAAGTCATCACAAGCACGCGACATTGAACGTGCGAAAACCTATTGGTTGCAATACAAGGAGTCACACTAA
- a CDS encoding LamG domain-containing protein — protein MKVTVARLLCVSFTVMSLMFVGISSAEIDLETCVGMWLFNEGSGDVVEDYSGRGNNATIHGGATWVDGMFGKGLSLDGSDDYLEIAHDNSLNVGGGHTIALWFKLGAAPTGGMGVVTKDDWAPGFWWDGNIIRHHTHDPAATLHYVDANWEPDTDWHHVAVTWDGEAFAVYLDADEIGSGVTGANIGRNPLTDKPLLIGIYLATGQHGQWGEFLSATIDDVAIFNTALTGDDIETFMTEGLGATTDIEPLGKLTTTWATIKAD, from the coding sequence ATGAAAGTTACGGTTGCAAGGTTATTATGTGTTAGTTTCACGGTTATGAGTCTGATGTTTGTAGGTATCAGTTCTGCTGAAATTGACCTTGAAACTTGCGTCGGGATGTGGCTCTTTAATGAGGGGAGCGGTGATGTCGTTGAAGATTACTCTGGAAGGGGCAATAACGCCACAATCCACGGTGGGGCAACATGGGTTGATGGCATGTTTGGCAAGGGTTTGAGTCTCGACGGCTCGGATGATTACCTCGAAATTGCGCACGATAATTCTTTAAACGTTGGCGGCGGGCACACGATTGCCCTTTGGTTTAAATTAGGTGCGGCTCCTACTGGTGGCATGGGTGTTGTGACCAAAGATGATTGGGCTCCTGGATTTTGGTGGGATGGGAATATAATCCGACATCACACGCATGACCCGGCGGCTACCCTTCATTATGTAGATGCCAATTGGGAACCAGATACAGACTGGCATCATGTTGCTGTTACTTGGGATGGTGAAGCGTTTGCTGTATATCTGGACGCTGATGAGATTGGGTCTGGTGTAACCGGAGCAAACATAGGAAGGAACCCGCTAACTGACAAACCCCTTTTAATAGGTATCTATTTAGCCACTGGACAGCACGGTCAGTGGGGCGAGTTTCTCAGTGCGACAATTGACGATGTTGCCATCTTCAATACGGCGTTGACCGGTGATGATATTGAAACATTCATGACTGAAGGATTAGGCGCAACAACTGATATTGAACCTTTAGGGAAACTCACAACGACCTGGGCTACCATTAAAGCCGATTAA
- a CDS encoding PIN domain-containing protein: MQTLLQNCKIYLDTCCLNRLFNDQTQARIHQETEAVKIILARFFTTQWQWLISTALVNEISKTPNKTLRAEMEVLLDLADQNVTVGIAEIARGTQLESLGFKWLDALHIACAERGRADILLTTDDRMLRRAKRFRLQLRVRVENPYTWLEEINKHEHTKAAGR; this comes from the coding sequence GTGCAGACGCTTCTTCAGAACTGTAAGATATATCTTGATACGTGTTGCTTAAATCGTCTTTTTAACGATCAGACACAAGCACGGATTCATCAAGAAACTGAGGCTGTTAAGATAATCCTTGCTCGGTTCTTCACAACACAGTGGCAGTGGCTTATTAGCACTGCCCTAGTGAATGAGATCAGCAAAACTCCCAATAAAACGTTACGTGCTGAAATGGAAGTGTTGTTGGATCTCGCAGACCAAAATGTCACAGTTGGGATAGCAGAAATAGCACGCGGAACACAATTAGAATCATTGGGATTTAAGTGGTTGGACGCTTTGCATATCGCTTGTGCTGAAAGAGGTAGGGCGGATATCCTTCTAACAACAGATGATCGGATGCTTAGAAGAGCAAAACGCTTCCGTTTACAACTTCGTGTCCGTGTTGAAAATCCTTATACATGGTTAGAGGAGATTAATAAACATGAACATACAAAAGCTGCTGGAAGGTGA